In Isoptericola jiangsuensis, the following proteins share a genomic window:
- a CDS encoding FAD-dependent oxidoreductase, whose translation MHRDRSLPPLPTKVDLVVVGAGVVGLAHAVEAHARGLSVLVVDAAPRPSGATVRRGGHVAVTTQASTALACALASRERWLKLGRDAGFGVRECGSVVVARHPDELAVLDDLVAARAGDAVALDGRSVAERTAVPDALGGVFLPLDLRVEPAAALTAVADWLGSHPQAHVAWGTAAQTFDAGSGCTLVRTARGEVVARRVVVAVGHDVGQLFWEVGATVERRRRQLLHVEPPTPGDPGAGARLTTGPVVVGPTTFLRDGAYAASRAVGVVQDRWRSTRPDVLEHDVHLTLCAQPDGSLVVGDGRMPAGPGRSEAVDHVLLREAAELLGVERLAVRSRWSAPELVRTAAAERDPFVVTEPLPGVRTVTVTDGLATTTALGLAPRVVDALF comes from the coding sequence GTGCACCGTGACCGCAGCCTGCCCCCGCTCCCGACCAAGGTCGACCTCGTGGTGGTGGGTGCGGGCGTCGTGGGCCTCGCGCACGCGGTGGAGGCGCACGCCCGCGGGCTGTCCGTGCTCGTCGTCGACGCTGCCCCGCGCCCCTCCGGTGCGACCGTCCGGCGGGGCGGCCACGTCGCCGTCACCACCCAGGCGTCCACGGCGCTGGCGTGCGCCCTGGCCTCGCGGGAACGCTGGCTGAAGCTCGGCCGGGACGCGGGGTTCGGGGTGCGCGAGTGCGGGTCGGTGGTCGTGGCGCGGCACCCCGACGAGCTCGCGGTGCTGGACGACCTCGTGGCGGCCCGCGCGGGCGACGCGGTCGCGCTGGACGGCCGCAGCGTCGCCGAGCGCACGGCCGTGCCGGACGCCCTGGGCGGGGTGTTCCTCCCCCTGGACCTGCGGGTGGAGCCCGCCGCCGCGCTGACGGCGGTGGCGGACTGGCTCGGCTCCCACCCGCAGGCGCACGTCGCGTGGGGCACGGCCGCGCAGACGTTCGACGCGGGCAGCGGCTGCACGCTCGTGCGCACCGCCAGGGGCGAGGTCGTGGCACGACGTGTCGTCGTCGCCGTCGGGCACGACGTCGGCCAGCTCTTCTGGGAGGTGGGCGCGACCGTGGAGCGGCGCCGCCGTCAGCTGCTGCACGTCGAGCCGCCCACGCCCGGCGACCCGGGCGCCGGCGCGCGGCTCACCACGGGTCCCGTCGTGGTCGGCCCGACGACGTTCCTCCGCGACGGCGCGTACGCGGCGTCCCGCGCGGTGGGCGTGGTCCAGGACCGGTGGCGCTCGACGCGGCCGGACGTGCTGGAGCACGACGTGCACCTCACGCTGTGCGCGCAGCCCGACGGCTCCCTCGTGGTCGGCGACGGACGGATGCCGGCCGGGCCCGGGCGCTCCGAGGCGGTGGACCACGTGCTGCTGCGCGAGGCCGCCGAGCTGCTGGGCGTCGAGCGGCTGGCGGTGCGCTCACGCTGGTCCGCGCCGGAGCTCGTGCGCACGGCCGCCGCGGAGCGCGACCCGTTCGTCGTCACCGAGCCCCTGCCCGGGGTGCGGACGGTGACCGTCACGGACGGCCTCGCCACGACGACGGCGCTCGGCCTGGCGCCGCGCGTCGTCGACGCCCTGTTCTGA
- a CDS encoding S9 family peptidase: MTDDTPAETPPTPFHDLDAYVALGRAGGLTLDPTGTRLVTSVQTLDPERTGYRTALWEVDPAGERPARRLTRSAQGEAGARFAASGDLLFTSARPDPDAGKDAGEPKAALWLLPADGGEARVVATAPGGVGGVVVARDADVVSVTAPVLPSAEGLTQDAELRKQRKDLAVDAIWHAGYPVRFWDHDLGPDADRRFAFSLKDTEDVADGTADLRQLTGAGRELDEASAALSPDGATLVTSWTVADAGAARRGTLVAIDTATGERRTLVDDPDAEAGHPVVSPDGRHVVYVTESITSPTESPVVRLGLVALHGSGEPQILADDWDRWPTAATWLPDSSGLLVTADEDGRGPVFLVALDADGAAVTVERVTADAATFSDVVVAPDASAFYALRSSYAAPAAPVRVDLAAFVASGEPGEREPVEAVALPAPVPAPELPGTLAEVETTAADGSRVRAWLALPAGASGADPAPLLLWIHGGPLGSWNAWSWRWNPWLMVAKGYAVLLPDPALSTGYGQEFVQRGWGAWGDAPFTDLMAITDAVEARDDVDATRTAAMGGSFGGYMANWVAGHTDRFRAIVTHASLWALDQFGPTTDAAWYWAREMTPEMAEQHSPHRYVGDIRTPMLVIHGDKDYRVPIGEGLRLWQELLTRSGLPAADDGTTVHRFLYFPQENHWVLKPQHAKVWYAGVLAFLAEHVLDVPAGEGDTVLPAVLG, from the coding sequence GTGACCGACGACACCCCGGCGGAGACCCCGCCCACCCCGTTCCACGACCTCGACGCCTACGTCGCGCTCGGCCGCGCCGGCGGCCTGACGCTCGACCCGACCGGCACGCGTCTCGTGACCTCCGTGCAGACGCTCGACCCGGAGCGCACCGGCTACCGGACGGCCCTGTGGGAGGTGGACCCGGCGGGCGAGCGCCCCGCGCGGCGCCTCACCCGCAGCGCCCAGGGCGAGGCCGGCGCCCGGTTCGCCGCCTCCGGCGACCTGCTGTTCACCTCGGCCCGTCCCGACCCCGACGCTGGCAAGGACGCCGGGGAGCCGAAGGCCGCGCTGTGGCTGCTGCCCGCCGACGGCGGCGAGGCGCGCGTCGTCGCGACCGCACCGGGCGGCGTCGGCGGGGTCGTGGTGGCCCGCGACGCCGACGTCGTGTCCGTGACCGCGCCCGTGCTGCCGTCCGCCGAGGGGCTGACCCAGGACGCCGAGCTGCGCAAGCAGCGCAAGGACCTCGCCGTCGACGCGATCTGGCACGCGGGCTACCCGGTGCGGTTCTGGGACCACGACCTCGGTCCCGACGCCGACCGCCGCTTCGCGTTCTCCCTGAAGGACACCGAGGACGTCGCCGACGGCACCGCCGACCTGCGCCAGCTCACCGGCGCCGGCCGCGAGCTCGACGAGGCGAGCGCGGCGCTGTCCCCGGACGGTGCCACGCTCGTGACGTCGTGGACCGTCGCGGACGCGGGCGCGGCCCGTCGCGGCACCCTCGTCGCGATCGACACCGCCACCGGGGAGCGCCGCACCCTCGTCGACGACCCCGACGCCGAGGCGGGCCACCCCGTCGTGTCCCCGGACGGGCGGCACGTCGTCTACGTGACGGAGTCGATCACGTCGCCCACCGAGTCGCCGGTGGTGCGGCTCGGGCTCGTCGCGCTCCACGGGTCCGGCGAGCCGCAGATCCTCGCCGACGACTGGGACCGCTGGCCCACCGCCGCCACCTGGCTGCCCGACTCGTCGGGCCTGCTCGTCACGGCCGACGAGGACGGCCGCGGGCCCGTGTTCCTCGTGGCCCTCGACGCGGACGGCGCCGCCGTGACCGTCGAGCGGGTCACCGCCGACGCCGCGACGTTCTCCGACGTCGTCGTCGCCCCCGACGCGTCCGCGTTCTACGCGCTGCGCTCCTCCTACGCGGCCCCGGCCGCCCCCGTGCGCGTCGACCTGGCCGCGTTCGTGGCGTCCGGAGAGCCGGGGGAGCGCGAGCCCGTGGAGGCCGTCGCGCTGCCCGCGCCCGTGCCCGCCCCGGAGCTGCCCGGCACGCTCGCCGAGGTCGAGACCACCGCGGCCGACGGATCACGCGTGCGCGCCTGGCTCGCCCTGCCCGCCGGCGCGTCGGGGGCCGACCCGGCACCGCTGCTCCTGTGGATCCACGGCGGCCCCCTCGGCTCCTGGAACGCCTGGTCGTGGCGCTGGAACCCGTGGCTGATGGTCGCCAAGGGCTACGCGGTGCTGCTGCCCGACCCGGCGCTGTCCACCGGCTACGGGCAGGAGTTCGTCCAGCGCGGCTGGGGTGCCTGGGGCGACGCGCCGTTCACGGACCTCATGGCGATCACCGACGCCGTGGAGGCGCGCGACGACGTCGACGCGACCCGCACCGCCGCGATGGGCGGCTCGTTCGGCGGCTACATGGCGAACTGGGTCGCGGGGCACACCGACCGCTTCAGGGCGATCGTCACGCACGCGTCCCTGTGGGCGCTCGACCAGTTCGGCCCCACGACCGACGCCGCCTGGTACTGGGCGCGCGAGATGACGCCCGAGATGGCGGAGCAGCACAGCCCGCACCGGTACGTCGGCGACATCCGCACCCCGATGCTCGTCATCCACGGCGACAAGGACTACCGCGTGCCGATCGGCGAGGGCTTGCGCCTGTGGCAGGAGCTCCTCACGCGGTCGGGCCTGCCGGCCGCCGACGACGGCACCACCGTCCACCGGTTCCTGTACTTCCCGCAGGAGAACCACTGGGTGCTCAAGCCTCAGCACGCGAAGGTCTGGTACGCCGGCGTGCTCGCCTTCCTCGCGGAGCACGTCCTCGACGTCCCCGCCGGCGAGGGGGACACCGTCCTGCCCGCCGTCCTCGGCTGA
- a CDS encoding TetR/AcrR family transcriptional regulator: MTTEHATSVRSPRRERTRERLLDAAFTVFADAGVQTTSIEAVCEAAGFTRGAFYSNFASKEELFHALFERKAREHLQALEDLTASIDADAVATPEGFRDTVRRVLSSFELDEPAHRHWCLMNAEFELLAMRDADAAPEYLATQQRLRAEVGAVLDQLLERFGLRFTVDTAVAVDLLIDAEVAGSRCAVLGAPPEQQSATRLESLVDLLITPR, encoded by the coding sequence GTGACCACCGAGCACGCCACCAGCGTGCGCTCCCCCCGTCGCGAGCGCACGCGCGAACGGCTCCTCGACGCCGCCTTCACCGTCTTCGCCGACGCCGGTGTGCAGACCACCTCCATCGAGGCCGTCTGCGAGGCCGCCGGGTTCACCCGCGGCGCCTTCTACTCCAACTTCGCGTCCAAGGAAGAGCTCTTCCACGCCCTGTTCGAGCGCAAGGCCCGCGAGCACCTCCAGGCGCTGGAGGACCTCACCGCGTCCATCGACGCCGACGCCGTCGCCACCCCCGAGGGGTTCCGCGACACCGTCCGCCGCGTCCTGTCGTCGTTCGAGCTCGACGAGCCCGCGCACCGCCACTGGTGCCTCATGAACGCCGAGTTCGAGCTCCTCGCCATGCGCGACGCCGACGCCGCACCCGAGTACCTCGCCACCCAGCAGCGTCTGCGCGCCGAGGTCGGCGCCGTCCTCGACCAGCTCCTGGAGCGCTTCGGGCTCCGCTTCACCGTCGACACGGCCGTCGCCGTCGACCTTCTCATCGACGCCGAGGTCGCGGGCTCCCGCTGCGCCGTCCTCGGCGCTCCTCCCGAGCAGCAGTCCGCCACCCGCCTCGAGAGCCTCGTCGACCTGCTGATCACCCCGCGCTGA
- a CDS encoding MMPL family transporter: MSSALYSLGRWAADARRLVVAAWIGVLVVVGGLGGIVFQGFDNSITIPGTESQEALDQLAATFPEVSGVSAQVIVVAPEGGSVKDPDVRTPVESAAGAYGDLDEVVVVSTPYDDQLSAPVSDDDRATIVQIQLDGDAFAISDATKDELHDITDQLAQDLPAGSQAALGGQLYANELPALSVTEAIGVVVALVVLMVTLGSFVAAGLPLLNALLGVGVSMLLLLAATVFGPINSTTPMLGLMLGLAVGIDYALFIVSRHQELLRAGVEVRESVARSTATAGSAVVFAGLTVMIALVGLSVAGIPFLAIMGIAAAASVGIAVLVSLTLLPALLAMAGDRLRPKPRKPRRAGKGRRQAAPTDAHESRFFTGWVKAVTKVPVATILVVVVALGALAVPALNLRLALPDAGYLPEDNEARQTYDLVAEYFGDGFNGPLVVTGTIVESTDPLGLMDDLADEMRSLPGVADVPLSTPNQAADTGIIQVVPTGAPDSEETKALVTEIRDRHDYYQEKYGVDLSVTGFTAVGIDVSDKLGEALLPFALVVVGLSLLLLMMVFRSVWVPVKATVGYLLSVVAAFGAVSLVFEYGVFADALHVTKLGPVISFMPIILMGVLFGLAMDYEVFLVSRMREDFVHNGRRALLAVTTGFQGAAKVVTAAAIIMFSVFVAFVPEGDMTLKPIALGLAVGVAVDAFVVRMVLVPAVMALLGDRAWWIPRWLDRALPTFDVEGEGVAKELRLATWPGERPDGRADVVAVSDLEVAGPRGPGLGEPPVVGPVSVRLAAGDALVVQGDASAPVSAFVLAVAGRLPADGGVAKVDGLVLPERAATVRSRVALVDAEDRDGDPAAAVRAAVRSGVPVVVLDRADVVTGREHRQALAAALGGAQAAGVTLVIGSTGVSATDLVPDGAPVLDVGPGFGAPARLRGGEVPPPLPPDPVHHDDLIDDQTDDDAAGTPVDAAGATDSPTTTQEVRA, translated from the coding sequence GTGTCCTCCGCCCTCTACTCGCTCGGCCGCTGGGCGGCCGACGCCCGACGCCTCGTCGTCGCGGCCTGGATCGGCGTCCTGGTGGTGGTCGGCGGTCTCGGCGGCATCGTCTTCCAGGGCTTCGACAACTCCATCACCATCCCCGGCACGGAGTCGCAGGAGGCCCTCGACCAGCTCGCCGCGACGTTCCCCGAGGTCAGCGGCGTCTCCGCGCAGGTCATCGTCGTGGCGCCCGAGGGCGGCAGCGTCAAGGACCCCGACGTGCGCACCCCGGTCGAGTCGGCGGCCGGCGCCTACGGCGACCTCGACGAGGTCGTCGTCGTCTCCACCCCCTACGACGACCAGCTCAGCGCCCCCGTCAGCGACGACGACCGCGCCACGATCGTCCAGATCCAGCTCGACGGCGACGCGTTCGCCATCAGCGACGCGACCAAGGACGAGCTGCACGACATCACCGACCAGCTCGCGCAGGACCTGCCGGCGGGCTCCCAGGCCGCCCTGGGCGGCCAGCTCTACGCCAACGAGCTGCCCGCCCTGAGCGTCACCGAGGCGATCGGCGTCGTCGTGGCGCTCGTGGTCCTCATGGTCACGCTCGGGTCGTTCGTCGCGGCGGGACTGCCGCTGCTGAACGCGCTGCTCGGCGTCGGCGTGTCGATGCTCCTGCTGCTCGCCGCCACCGTGTTCGGGCCGATCAACTCCACGACGCCCATGCTCGGCCTCATGCTGGGCCTGGCCGTCGGCATCGACTACGCGCTCTTCATCGTGTCCCGGCACCAGGAGCTGCTGCGTGCCGGCGTCGAGGTGAGGGAGTCGGTCGCGCGGTCGACGGCGACGGCGGGGTCGGCGGTCGTGTTCGCCGGGCTCACCGTGATGATCGCGCTGGTGGGCCTCAGCGTGGCGGGCATCCCGTTCCTCGCGATCATGGGCATCGCCGCCGCGGCGTCGGTCGGCATCGCCGTCCTGGTGTCCCTCACGCTGCTCCCGGCGCTGCTGGCCATGGCGGGCGACCGGCTGCGCCCCAAGCCCCGCAAGCCGCGCCGGGCCGGCAAGGGCCGCCGTCAGGCCGCCCCGACGGACGCCCACGAGAGCCGCTTCTTCACCGGCTGGGTCAAGGCCGTCACCAAGGTGCCGGTCGCGACGATCCTCGTCGTCGTCGTGGCACTCGGCGCGCTCGCCGTGCCCGCCCTGAACCTGCGCCTGGCGCTGCCCGACGCCGGCTACCTGCCGGAGGACAACGAGGCCCGCCAGACGTACGACCTGGTCGCGGAGTACTTCGGCGACGGATTCAACGGCCCGCTGGTCGTCACCGGCACGATCGTGGAGAGCACCGACCCGCTGGGCCTCATGGACGACCTCGCGGACGAGATGCGCTCGCTGCCGGGTGTCGCCGACGTGCCCCTGTCGACGCCGAACCAGGCGGCCGACACCGGCATCATCCAGGTGGTGCCGACCGGTGCGCCGGACTCGGAGGAGACGAAGGCGCTCGTCACCGAGATCCGCGACCGGCACGACTACTACCAGGAGAAGTACGGCGTCGACCTGTCCGTCACCGGGTTCACGGCCGTCGGCATCGACGTGTCCGACAAGCTGGGCGAGGCGCTGCTGCCGTTCGCGCTGGTCGTCGTCGGGCTGTCCCTGCTGCTGCTCATGATGGTGTTCCGGTCGGTGTGGGTGCCGGTCAAGGCGACCGTCGGCTACCTGCTGAGCGTGGTGGCGGCGTTCGGCGCGGTGTCGCTCGTGTTCGAGTACGGCGTGTTCGCGGACGCCCTGCACGTGACCAAGCTGGGCCCGGTCATCTCGTTCATGCCGATCATCCTCATGGGCGTCCTGTTCGGCCTGGCGATGGACTACGAGGTGTTCCTCGTGTCCCGCATGCGCGAGGACTTCGTCCACAACGGGCGGCGCGCACTCCTGGCCGTCACCACCGGGTTCCAGGGCGCGGCGAAGGTCGTCACGGCCGCCGCGATCATCATGTTCTCCGTCTTCGTGGCGTTCGTGCCCGAGGGCGACATGACGCTCAAGCCGATCGCGCTCGGCCTGGCCGTGGGCGTCGCCGTCGACGCGTTCGTGGTGCGCATGGTGCTCGTGCCCGCCGTCATGGCGCTGCTCGGGGACCGCGCGTGGTGGATCCCGCGCTGGCTCGACCGGGCGCTGCCGACGTTCGACGTCGAGGGCGAGGGCGTGGCCAAGGAGCTGCGGCTCGCGACCTGGCCGGGGGAGCGCCCCGACGGGCGCGCGGACGTCGTCGCGGTGAGCGACCTGGAGGTCGCGGGGCCGCGCGGTCCCGGGCTGGGGGAGCCGCCCGTGGTCGGTCCGGTCAGCGTGCGGCTCGCCGCCGGTGACGCGCTGGTCGTCCAGGGGGACGCCTCCGCTCCGGTCAGCGCCTTCGTCCTGGCCGTCGCGGGCCGCCTGCCCGCGGACGGCGGGGTGGCCAAGGTGGACGGCCTGGTGCTGCCGGAGCGTGCGGCGACGGTGCGCTCCCGGGTCGCCCTGGTGGACGCCGAGGACCGGGACGGCGACCCCGCCGCCGCGGTCCGGGCCGCGGTCCGCAGCGGCGTGCCGGTGGTGGTCCTCGACCGTGCCGACGTGGTCACCGGGCGCGAGCACCGGCAGGCCCTGGCGGCCGCGCTGGGCGGCGCGCAGGCCGCGGGGGTCACGCTCGTGATCGGCTCCACCGGTGTCTCCGCGACCGACCTCGTGCCCGACGGAGCGCCCGTCCTCGACGTCGGGCCCGGGTTCGGCGCCCCGGCACGGCTGCGCGGCGGCGAGGTGCCGCCGCCGCTGCCACCCGACCCCGTGCACCACGACGACCTGATCGACGACCAGACCGACGACGACGCGGCGGGCACGCCCGTCGACGCCGCCGGGGCGACCGACTCCCCGACGACCACCCAGGAGGTGCGGGCATGA
- a CDS encoding YhgE/Pip domain-containing protein — protein MNRVRQNPWAVAAVVALPLLVLGILLASLWDPIDRLDTVPAAIVNSDEPVEVDGQTVPLGRQLTAGLVAGAEDSDVNYDWTITDAQGAKDGLADGTYAAVVTIPEDFSAAATSFGSDDPTDARQATIDISTPPGGRVVDDALARIVATTATSVMGSSLTESYVDNVLIGFNQLSDGIGQAADGAHQLADGADDAADGADQLADGAGRLADGADQYAAGVDQAGDGADQLAAGASQYSAGVGEAADGADQLAAGADEFADGVSAAAGGTEPLVDGAQQVADGVAGVADGAVPLADGAEQVAGGVAGISGGIRETADGARDLADGGYELADGADDVAAGVGALADQAGAIDEDLPSEGEIQAGLDEIAAGYEENAAGVADALDQASTALGCDVDPTTEACRQLAAVEASLESLSDDVTGDFDEFSDALLGARGQLTQLADGTALLAAGAEGVATGTRGIADGNADLADGLDDLADGNDQVAAGAAGVADGVTQLADGTARLAPGSQGVADGVSQLAEGLGRLDTGAQGLATGVSGLADGVGQLDTGAQGLATGAQGLASGFVQLESGATGLATGAEGVADGSTGLADGVGQLASGTGDLADGLDQTVDGIPTYSESERENLSSVVADPVAGPGVDGLSTGATGPLFAVVALWLGALALLTIFPPVVGHALGSTRSALRLTLEAGAVPAAIGAGTGALVGAVLAAVESVSAGGWVVAILVGALVSVTFVATHLGFLAWLGNVGRGISLLIAVLLIGTAVVATVPAVLVGVADFLPTGAGSDALAAVVVPEVGGLGGAVSLLVLWTLVGLGLGAGAAARARRTRVGALLRG, from the coding sequence ATGAACCGCGTGAGGCAGAACCCGTGGGCGGTGGCCGCCGTCGTCGCTCTTCCCCTGCTGGTCCTGGGCATCCTGCTGGCGTCGCTGTGGGACCCGATCGACCGGCTGGACACCGTGCCGGCCGCGATCGTCAACTCCGACGAGCCGGTGGAGGTGGACGGGCAGACGGTGCCGCTGGGCCGCCAGCTCACCGCGGGCCTCGTGGCCGGCGCGGAGGACTCCGACGTCAACTACGACTGGACCATCACCGACGCCCAGGGCGCGAAGGACGGGCTGGCGGACGGCACGTACGCGGCGGTCGTGACGATCCCGGAGGACTTCTCCGCGGCGGCGACGTCGTTCGGGTCCGACGACCCGACCGACGCGCGGCAGGCGACGATCGACATCTCGACGCCGCCGGGCGGCCGGGTCGTGGACGACGCGCTGGCGCGGATCGTCGCGACGACGGCGACGTCCGTCATGGGCTCGAGCCTCACCGAGTCGTACGTCGACAACGTGCTCATCGGGTTCAACCAGCTCTCCGACGGGATCGGGCAGGCCGCGGACGGCGCCCACCAGCTCGCGGACGGTGCGGACGACGCCGCGGACGGCGCGGACCAGCTCGCGGACGGCGCGGGCCGGCTCGCGGACGGCGCGGACCAGTACGCGGCCGGCGTGGACCAGGCCGGGGACGGTGCGGACCAGCTCGCGGCCGGTGCGTCGCAGTACTCGGCGGGCGTGGGCGAGGCGGCGGACGGCGCCGACCAGCTCGCCGCCGGCGCCGACGAGTTCGCCGACGGGGTCTCCGCCGCCGCGGGCGGGACGGAGCCGCTCGTGGACGGCGCGCAGCAGGTCGCCGACGGTGTCGCGGGAGTCGCGGACGGCGCGGTGCCGCTCGCGGACGGTGCGGAGCAGGTCGCGGGCGGCGTCGCCGGGATCTCCGGCGGCATCCGGGAGACCGCCGACGGTGCGCGCGACCTGGCCGACGGCGGGTACGAGCTGGCGGACGGCGCGGACGACGTCGCCGCGGGCGTGGGGGCGCTGGCCGACCAGGCCGGTGCGATCGACGAGGACCTGCCCTCCGAGGGCGAGATCCAGGCGGGGCTGGACGAGATCGCGGCCGGTTACGAGGAGAATGCGGCGGGGGTCGCCGACGCGCTCGACCAGGCGTCCACCGCGCTGGGCTGCGACGTCGACCCGACCACGGAGGCGTGCCGGCAGCTCGCCGCCGTCGAGGCGAGCCTGGAGAGCCTGTCGGACGACGTCACCGGTGACTTCGACGAGTTCTCGGACGCCCTGCTCGGGGCACGCGGCCAGCTCACGCAGCTCGCGGACGGCACGGCCCTGCTCGCCGCGGGCGCCGAGGGCGTCGCGACGGGCACGCGCGGCATCGCGGACGGCAACGCCGACCTGGCCGACGGCCTGGACGACCTCGCCGACGGCAACGACCAGGTCGCGGCGGGTGCCGCCGGGGTCGCGGACGGCGTCACGCAGCTCGCGGACGGCACGGCCCGGCTCGCACCCGGCTCGCAGGGCGTCGCGGACGGCGTCTCGCAGCTCGCCGAGGGGCTGGGTCGGCTCGACACGGGCGCGCAGGGGCTCGCGACCGGGGTGTCCGGCCTCGCGGACGGTGTCGGGCAGCTCGACACGGGCGCGCAGGGCCTGGCCACGGGCGCGCAGGGCCTGGCGTCGGGCTTCGTCCAGCTCGAGTCGGGTGCGACGGGGCTGGCGACCGGTGCGGAGGGCGTGGCGGACGGCTCGACCGGCCTCGCCGACGGCGTGGGTCAGCTCGCGTCCGGCACCGGTGACCTGGCCGACGGGCTGGACCAGACGGTGGACGGGATCCCGACGTACAGCGAGTCCGAGCGGGAGAACCTCTCCTCGGTGGTCGCCGACCCGGTCGCGGGCCCCGGCGTGGACGGGCTGTCCACCGGTGCCACCGGCCCGCTGTTCGCGGTGGTGGCGCTGTGGCTGGGCGCGCTGGCCCTGCTGACGATCTTCCCGCCGGTGGTGGGCCACGCGCTGGGCTCGACGCGCTCGGCGCTGCGCCTGACCCTGGAGGCGGGTGCCGTCCCGGCGGCGATCGGTGCGGGGACGGGTGCCCTGGTCGGCGCGGTCCTGGCAGCCGTCGAGAGCGTGTCCGCGGGCGGCTGGGTCGTCGCGATCCTGGTCGGGGCCCTGGTGTCGGTGACGTTCGTGGCCACGCACCTCGGGTTCCTCGCCTGGCTGGGGAACGTGGGTCGCGGGATCAGCCTGCTCATCGCGGTGCTGCTCATCGGCACGGCCGTGGTGGCCACGGTGCCGGCGGTGCTGGTGGGCGTGGCGGACTTCCTGCCGACGGGCGCCGGGTCGGACGCCCTGGCGGCGGTCGTGGTGCCGGAGGTCGGTGGCCTCGGGGGTGCGGTGTCGCTCCTGGTGCTGTGGACGCTGGTCGGGCTGGGCCTGGGCGCCGGTGCGGCGGCCCGTGCCCGCCGGACGCGGGTGGGTGCGCTGCTGCGCGGCTGA